A stretch of the Aphis gossypii isolate Hap1 chromosome 2, ASM2018417v2, whole genome shotgun sequence genome encodes the following:
- the LOC114122831 gene encoding solute carrier organic anion transporter family member 74D-like — translation MAAFKGRTGTEADDKESAAADSMLVIPVIGDRNVADARHDDDDDDDDVQCGIGPCRSKWMQVFASKQVFLATFCFSWVLQGMFSTYFVSVITTLEKLFQLQSKTMGLVLSATEIGQIGSSLLLTYYGGQGHRPRWIASSMVLFGVATFACSSPHFLFGHHQYSPASNMGGGGGGFAGSEGNATNLADYYPSNVCVPPDLTNGQTSHQPLVQQHEMCEQNELSEQLEQSRNTQIVLVIFFTSLLGVGIGQTAVYTLGIPFIDDNVASRESPLYFSITIGVRILGPSFGFLLGALCTSLYADLSNEPNMDTNNPRWVGAWWLGLVGISATLLLTSIPMFAFPKRLSSPPSACNGAVKKQHPPPYDGLPSVPKAPKLKDFPTAVKRLLKNDMLMYRTASSVFHLLPLAGIYTFLPKYFESQFHFPTHTANMVTGIYGIMVMGIGIIISGIFILKKNPNARAVAAWIAFTALAYAIGMCILMFFGCPTTNITGLQYDELNQPKFVSPCSDQCVCDEEMFSPICGVDGITYFSACHAGCRNQTFGKEYSVGYKFTDCQCMNNNVTEAYPGSCKDDCEDSGFWYIALFSLFVFIHSTSEVGSMLLILRCVHPQDKAMALGLIQFAIGLFGNVPCPILYGAVVDSACLIWEMTCGKQGACSLYNSDSFRIFYHGVTGALMMCAFFVDIIVWYKAGSINFEDDHQLPVNEEELSQLTPITDKTETTV, via the exons ATGGCCGCGTTCAAGGGCCGAACCGGGACGGAGGCCGACGACAAGGAGTCTGCGGCGGCGGATTCCATGTTGGTCATCCCCGTGATCGGCGACCGTAACGTCGCGGACGCTCgccacgacgacgacgacgacgacgacgacgtgcAGTGCGGCATCGGGCCTTGCCGGTCCAAGTGGATGCAGGTGTTCGCGTCCAAGCAAGTGTTCTTGGCCACGTTCTGCTTCAGCTGGGTGTTGCAGGGCATGTTCTCCACGTACTTCGTGAGCGTCATCACCACGCTGGAGAAGCTGTTCCAGCTGCAGAGCAAGACCATGGGGTTGGTGCTGAGCGCCACCGAAATCGGACAGATCGGTTCGTCGCTGTTGCTCACGTACTACGGCGGCCAGGGACACCGGCCCAGGTGGATAGCGTCCAGCATGGTGCTGTTCGGCGTGGCCACGTTCGCGTGCTCGTCGCCGCACTTCCTGTTCGGCCACCACCAGTATTCGCCGGCGTCCAATAtgggtggcggcggcggcggattCGCCGGGTCCGAAGGCAACGCCACCAACCTGGCCGACTATTACCCGTCCAACGTGTGCGTGCCTCCGGACCTCACCAACGGACAGACCAGCCATCAGCCGCTGGTCCAGCAGCACGAGATGTGCGAACAAAACGAACTGTCCGAACAGCTGGAACAGTCCAGGAACACGCAGATCGTACTGGTCATATTCTTCACCAGCCTGCTGGGCGTGGGCATCGGTCAGACGGCCGTCTACACGCTGGGCATACCGTTCATCGACGACAACGTGGCCAGTCGCGAGTCCCCGCTGTACTTCTCCATCACCATCGGCGTCCGCATACTCGGCCCGTCTTTCGGGTTCCTGTTGGGCGCCCTGTGCACCAGCCTGTACGCGGACCTCAGCAACGAGCCCAACATGGACACCAACAACCCGCGGTGGGTGGGCGCCTGGTGGCTGGGTCTGGTGGGCATTTCGGCCACGCTGCTGTTGACCTCCATACCCATGTTCGCGTTCCCCAAACGGCTGTCCAGTCCTCCGTCGGCTTGCAACGGCGCCGTGAAAAAACAGCACCCTCCCCCTTACGACGGGCTGCCGTCCGTGCCCAAAGCGCCCAAGCTCAAAGACTTTCCGACCGCCGTCAAGAGGCTTCTGAAAAACGACATGCTCATGTACAGGACCGCGAGCAGCGTGTTCCACCTGTTGCCGCTGGCCGGCATCTATACGTTCCTACCGAAATACTTCGAGTCACAGTTCCATTTTCCCACGCACACCGCTAACATGGTCACag gaATTTACGGAATTATGGTTATGGGGATTGGAATCATAATATCTGGAATATTTATACTGAAGAAAAATCCAAATGCTAGAGCAGTTGCCGCATGGATCGCGTTTACGGCCCTGGCATATGCCATCG gtATGtgcattttaatgtttttcggATGTCCAACCACGAACATCACAGGACTGCAATATGACGAACT GAATCAGCCCAAGTTTGTGTCTCCGTGCTCGGATCAATGCGTGTGTGACGAGGAGATGTTCAGTCCGATATGCGGCGTGGATGGGATAACGTACTTCTCAGCGTGTCACGCCGGATGCCGGAATCAGACGTTCGGAAAAGAGTACAGTGTCGGTTACAAG ttcacGGACTGCCAGTGCATGAACAATAACGTTACGGAGGCGTATCCGGGCTCATGCAAAGACGATTGCGAGGATTCGGGCTTTTGGTACATAGCTTTATTTTCCTTATTCGTGTTCATTCATTCCACTTCCGAAGTGGGCAGCATGTTACTCATCCTTCGGTGCGTACATCCTCAGGACAAGGCCATGGCTCTCGGACTCATACAGTTTGCCATAGGCCTATTTG GTAACGTTCCTTGCCCCATATTGTACGGAGCGGTCGTCGACTCGGCATGTCTCATATGGGAAATGACGTGCGGGAAACAAGGAGCGTGCTCTCTGTACAACTCGGACTCGTTTCGTATCTTCTACCATG